From one Dermacentor silvarum isolate Dsil-2018 chromosome 3, BIME_Dsil_1.4, whole genome shotgun sequence genomic stretch:
- the LOC119444437 gene encoding neprilysin-2 has product MRRHDECQGQRSEGEEPVPRPGSRSGQSRVSSVPAFAIVLLSTAGCTIVLGVTGVVYTAQPRAVSPKNDSHGHRVEVRAQFARSQVAYDDVCESRFCEWNRDYILRAADATRDPCYDFYAHACNAQRWYRAGSASTRPFAELGTAQLMNDVERFFRYFVQLKGMPTEDNFLSRMMWVHDACQNSTAPRTNISAELEEVFDAFGLAGGLPVRVVTRGKLAEVVAAGDRHLQLQALFKVKVLRRSEPGVTGGFDIVLSAPDTLYRRFLTNFVDSTDSMYADFVAKTLSLATLANTRSVARKIMQLEKRLESFALASVDELMVPPREKYASLDDFVLSDNWDWPLYFNSLIANANGSIGNDTKVVVSDPIYFRNLGSVLGGAWDAIVANYMAYKAIVELAPVLGQDAEYLLQFSHSYDVPDLGERQTACLSLVEKLFRYGTGVAAKLTLGKEFATTPRSHMDVQLERLFNASRHAIYGLVDSGRSWLDSLDKDTALRKLSNMRFEFGAQCNLVEYELYRRNHAALNNTLPLPLPVQVGIDNSTGHLWNQHPLPRIVFLLYSIASATYWDAWGSATSRAYDNHYALTAFRPGYELQHTGNLLILPQATVAFLSQLSNVVHPVVYGVIAADVVRGLVEALSRSGSSVDADLRPRLWWSIGTLEAYENVSACLQSQYQPPLAEGARLRSLEMDFLDNAVVYPLFRLYRDSAMDQGKASVAPSHRTQEVERSLTMDQMFFYNFAAALCDFREEDLWQQQRKFHLTPAPWRVNVPLKNLRAFADAFGCKPGSPMNPAKRCSVWKEEGTVRAT; this is encoded by the coding sequence TTTCGACAGCTGGGTGCACCATCGTGCTCGGAGTCACCGGCGTCGTGTACACGGCGCAGCCTCGCGCGGTCTCCCCTAAGAACGACTCGCACGGGCACCGCGTGGAGGTTCGCGCCCAGTTCGCTAGGTCCCAGGTCGCCTATGACGACGTGTGCGAGTCCAGGTTCTGCGAGTGGAACAGGGACTACATCCTGCGCGCCGCGGACGCTACCAGGGACCCGTGCTACGACTTTTACGCCCACGCCTGCAACGCGCAGCGCTGGTACCGAGCAGGTAGTGCATCGACAAGGCCATTCGCGGAGCTCGGCACGGCGCAGCTGATGAACGACGTGGAGCGCTTCTTCCGGTACTTCGTCCAGCTGAAGGGCATGCCGACGGAGGACAACTTCCTGTCGCGCATGATGTGGGTCCACGACGCCTGCCAGAACAGCACGGCTCCAAGGACCAACATATCGGCCGAGCTCGAAGAGGTATTCGACGCCTTTGGTCTTGCCGGTGGGCTGCCAGTAAGGGTTGTCACCAGAGGAAAGCTCGCCGAGGTTGTGGCCGCAGGCGACCGACACCTACAGCTCCAGGCACTGTTTAAAGTCAAGGTGCTGCGCCGAAGTGAACCGGGTGTGACCGGCGGCTTCGACATTGTCCTCTCGGCTCCGGACACGCTGTACCGACGCTTCCTGACAAACTTCGTCGACTCCACCGATTCGATGTACGCCGACTTCGTCGCCAAGACTCTTAGTCTCGCCACCCTGGCAAATACTCGGTCGGTGGCGAGGAAGATAATGCAGCTCGAGAAACGACTGGAGAGCTTCGCGCTAGCCTCGGTAGACGAGCTCATGGTGCCTCCTCGTGAAAAGTACGCGTCGCTCGACGACTTCGTGCTCTCCGACAACTGGGACTGGCCCCTCTACTTCAACTCGCTCATCGCCAACGCCAACGGCAGCATCGGCAATGACACCAAAGTCGTCGTGAGCGACCCCATATATTTCCGGAACCTGGGCTCTGTTCTGGGAGGCGCCTGGGACGCGATCGTTGCGAACTACATGGCGTACAAGGCCATCGTGGAGCTCGCCCCCGTCTTGGGTCAGGACGCCGAGTACCTGCTCCAGTTCTCTCACAGCTACGACGTGCCAGATCTTGGCGAGCGGCAGACGGCATGCCTGTCGCTGGTCGAGAAGCTCTTTAGGTACGGCACCGGCGTAGCCGCCAAGCTCACGCTGGGCAAGGAGTTCGCCACCACACCGCGCAGCCACATGGACGTCCAGTTGGAGCGTCTGTTCAACGCGTCCAGGCACGCGATATACGGCCTAGTCGACTCCGGACGCTCCTGGCTGGACTCCTTGGACAAAGACACGGCGTTACGAAAATTGAGCAACATGCGTTTCGAGTTCGGCGCCCAGTGCAACCTGGTGGAGTACGAGCTGTACCGGCGAAACCACGCAGCCCTCAACAATACGCTTCCGCTGCCATTGCCAGTACAAGTTGGGATTGATAACTCCACCGGCCATCTTTGGAACCAACACCCGCTGCCACGCATCGTGTTCCTCCTCTACTCGATTGCCTCGGCCACGTACTGGGACGCCTGGGGCAGCGCCACGTCGCGTGCTTATGACAACCACTACGCGCTGACTGCTTTCCGGCCGGGCTACGAGCTCCAGCATACGGGCAATCTTCTTATTCTTCCGCAAGCCACCGTAGCGTTTCTCAGTCAACTGAGCAACGTCGTCCACCCCGTCGTGTACGGCGTCATAGCGGCGGACGTAGTGCGTGGTCTCGTGGAAGCACTCTCCAGGAGCGGTTCGTCGGTGGACGCAGATTTGCGGCCCCGCCTATGGTGGAGCATCGGGACGCTAGAGGCGTACGAGAACGTCAGCGCTTGCCTCCAGTCCCAGTACCAGCCGCCTCTGGCCGAAGGTGCCAGGCTGCGCTCTTTGGAAATGGACTTCCTGGACAACGCCGTGGTCTACCCGCTCTTTCGGCTCTACAGGGATTCGGCGATGGACCAAGGCAAAGCGAGCGTCGCACCATCTCATCGCACGCAAGAAGTTGAACGTTCTCTGACGATGGATCAGATGTTTTTCTACAACTTCGCGGCggccctctgcgacttcagggAAGAAGACTTGTGGCAGCAGCAGCGCAAGTTCCACCTGACGCCTGCTCCGTGGCGCGTTAACGTGCCCCTGAAGAACCTGCGCGCCTTTGCGGACGCCTTCGGGTGCAAGCCCGGGTCGCCCATGAACCCTGCGAAACGGTGCAGCGTGTggaaggaagaagggactgttcGTGCGACGTAG